Genomic window (Aquimarina sp. BL5):
AGATATAAGAGAATCCATAAAAAAAACTGGCACCAATACTTCCAACAAGTATGCCTACTAACGGAAAATATTTCGAGCTTTTACGCAAATATTGTGGATCGTGATTTACCCACTTCGGACAAGGAATTCGAGTAAAAAACATAAGAGCAGTAAAAAATATATGAATCTCTTTTTTCATGAATACAAGCTCTCTAAAAATTTAATTAATTAGGATATCTAAACCCGAGTCTTCAATAGTATATTTCCAAAAAGGGATAAAAGCAGTAATACATAAAACAATTGCTACGGCCATTCCTGCTAATCCTATTTTGCTTTTCTTTAAAAAGGATATAATACCCAGATAAAAACTCAACAGTGAAATACAGACTAAAACAATCTTGAATAGTTTTTTAAACGAAACTAAATCATTAATAAAAACAAATTGAATCTCTTTTCCAACAATTACGTTATAGTATATTTCGTGAAGTAATGTATTGTATTTATACACAAAGAAAAAACCTATTGTAGAAATTAATATGGATAAGACACCTTTTTTCATTGTAATGATTAATTATTCATTGGTAGCTACTTCGGCTTCTTCAAAACTTGCCATATTATTTAAGAATGTAACTGCAGATTCTAGAATAGGATAAGCAACTGCTACTCCAGTACCTTCACCTAGTCGCATGCCTAGAGATAATAGAGGTTTCTTTCCGAGGAAGTTTAGCATTTTTTGATGACCTTGTTCTTCGGATGTATGGGCAAAAATACAATAGTCCAGTACATTTTCATTGATTGCATATGCTGATAAAAGCGCAGCTGTAACTATAAAACCATCAATGATAACAGTCATTTTTAATGCTGCCGCCTTTAGTATTGCTCCAGTAATCATAGCAATTTCAAAGCCACCAAAACTAGCTAAGGCTTCTACTGGCGTATTTGGAAAGTGTTTCTTAAAAACGGTTTCCAGAATATTTTGCTTTATTTTTATTGCTTCTCCTTGAGCCCCTGTTCCTGCACCAACGCATTCGATTATAGGTGTTTTGGTAAAATGTGCCATTAATAATGCAGCTGCAGATGAATTTCCAATTCCCATCTCGCCAAATCCTATAACGTTACATCCATTTTGAAATGTTTCTAAAACGATGGTAGCCCCTTTATCAATAGCTGTATTACACTGATCAATCGACATTGCAGGTTCTGTCTGATAGTTTTTAGTGCCATAAGCTACTTTAGCATCAATGAGTCCTTTTATATTATTAAAATTGTGATTGACACCAGCATCTATGATTCTTAGATTAATATTATTCTGATCGCACAATGAATTAATAGCGGCTCCACCGCTAAGGAAATTATAGACCATTTGCTGCGTCACTATCTGAGGATAAGGATTGACTTCGCCTTTTTCGGCAATACCATGATCACCTACAAAAACAAGTATGCTCGGTTTTTGTAATATAGGATGCTTAGTATTTTGAATTAGTCCTATTTGTAATGCAATTTTTTCTAATATACCTAAAGAACCAAGAGGTTTGGTTTTTAGGTTAATCTTATGTTGAATTGTATTCTCTAACGATTTGTCTAATGGAGTAATATCAAAACTCATTTATTTTATTTTTACTGGTATTCCGGATACCATTAGTATTGCTTGATCAGCTTGCTTAGCAATATGCTGATTCATCCAGCCTTGTAATTCGGTAAACTTTCTGCCTATTTCAGTGGTTGCGTGAACACCCATTCCGATTTCATTGGATATGATGATAACAGTTGCATTGATTTTCAGAAGTTGATTAAATTCTGTTTTTGCTTGAGATAGAGAAAGTTCAATATCATTTTTAGTATCCACAAAAAAATTGGTAAGCCATAGCGTTACACAATCGATAACGACAACCGCATCTTTTTTTATTACTTTAGATAGTTTTTTTTCTTCCTCAATGGAGGTCCACCTACTATCGCGATCTGCAATATGCCGATCAATACGTTTTCGATGATTGCCATCCCAAACCCTTGATGTAGCTATGTATGTTGGACTGTCTGAAAGTTCTAAGGCAAGATTCTGAGCATAGCTGCTTTTGCCTGAACGCTCTCCACCAGTAATGTAATACAACATATGTAATAGGTTTTAAAGAGCGCAAAGATACTAGTAAAAGTAATTTATTCGGTAAAGCGAATGCATTTTCGAAGAAATATGATACATTCGCGCAGAATTTTGGTTCTGACACACTTTTCATAGTGTGAAGGATTAAAAGGGAATCAGGTGAATGAATTCTGAATTTAGAATTAATAAATCCTGAGCTGTTCCCGCAACTGTAAGCTGTGTTCGTCTATGACGGATGTTTGTTATTAATTCTTTATAACCACTGTACGCCTCTGGCGGATGGGAAGGTAAATAACAAGACGCAAGCCAGGAGACCTGCCTAATTCATTATGTTAAACTTTCGGGATAGAAGTTTAGGTATGGGTAAACTGCATACTTTTTTCCGGTAATTGTAAAATTAAGTCATTTAGGAAATGAACAAAAAAGTGTTTTTTGGGGCTACACTAATTATGTTAGGGGCTCAGGTTGTTTCGGCGCAAGATTCAATAAAAGAAGAAAAAGTAAACGAATTAGAGGAGGTGGTACTTTCTGATTCTAAATTTAAACTAAAAAGAGAACAAAGTGGTAAGGTAATTACCAAAATTACCTCTGAAGAATTAGAACGCAGTCAGGGACAATCTGTAGCCACAGTTTTAAATAGAGTAGCGGGAGTTTATGTAAACGGGAGTAATAATGCGGCAGGAGAACCATTGGGAGTTTATGTGCGTGGTGGGCGAAATCGACAGGTAGTGATTAGAATTGATGGAGTTACCGTAAGTGATCCCTCTACGTCAGCGGGGGATTATGATCTTCGATTATTATCTACTAGCCAAATCGAATCTATAGAGATTCTAAAAGGAGCTTCTAGTACATTATATGGTTCTGGAGCCGCGGCAGCAGTAATTAATATTACTACAAAGTCTGAAGGAAAAGATGCAATATCAGGACAATTTTCTTCTAGTATCGGTACCAATCAATCACAGGATGATCAGGACTATGACATAAATGAGTTTGTAAACTCAGCATCTATCAACGGAACCATAGGTAAAGTAAGTTATTTAGGAAGTCTTGCTCATCAATCAACGGATGGTCTATCGGCAGCAGAGGCTGAAGGAGCGGAAAGTGATGCTTACAATAAATTTAATGTCTCGGCCAAATTGGGATATCAGTGGAGCAAGAATTTTAAGTTTCATTTTTTTGGAAACTTAGATCAATATAAGACCGATTTTGATGGAGGCGCAGGATTTGATGCAGATAACCAGTTTGATAGCCGTCAATTAAGAGGTGGGTCATTTTGGGAAGCAAAATACCCTAATGGAAGCTTCACCTTTGTAGATAGTTATGCATTATTAGAAAGAGAATTTATGTCTGGTTTTCCTTCCAGATATGAAAGTAAGATTTATACGTTTGATGCTTATAATAAGTATAACTTTAATAATACATTATACACTGTAGTTGGTGCAAATGGTTCTTATAGTGACTTTAATCTTTTTAGTATTCCTTTTGGAAGTGATGATTTAGTACAAACGATTAATGATAATGAAGCGGATTTTGATATTATTGATCCCTATATCAATTTAGTATATGTATCTAAATTTGGGTTGAATGTTAATGCAGGAGGAAGACTAAATATTCATAGTGCTTATGGTAACCATTTAGTTTATAATATTAATCCATCGTTTACATATACTTTCGGAGGGAATTATATCAAAGCATTAGCATCGTATAGTACAGCCTATATTACACCGTCATTATTTCAATTGTTTGATACTGCTTTTTTTAGTGGAAATCCTGATTTAGAGCCAGAAGAAAGTAGAACCATAGAAGGAGGGATAGAACTATCTCACGAAAAAAGAGCTACCATAAGTGTAGTATACTTTAATAGAAAATCAGAAAATTTTATCACTTTTGATCCTAACACTTTTGTAAATTTCAATTCACCAAATGACATTAAAGTTGATGGTGTAGAATTAGAGTTTAATGCAAAACTATTAGAGGATAAGTTATCTTTTGGCGGTAATTATACCTACACCAATATTTCAAGATTAGAAAATGATATTAGAATTCCTGAACATAGCATCCAGGCTAATATTGGATATCAATTATCGGGTAAAACGTATACTTCTTTAAGTTATCAATATAATGGCGAACGTACGGATACTAATTTTGACCCCGTTACATTTGCGCCAACACCTGTTCCATTAGATAGTTATGGGATATTAGATTTTTATATTAGTCATCAACTTTTGAGTAATATGACAGTTTTTGCTGCTATGAACAATATTACAAACGAAGAGTATCAAGAGATATTTGGATTTAGTACCAGAGGAAGAAATGCTAGAATAGGGGTTAACCTGAAATTCTAGAGTTATTTTTATATAGAAAAGTAAAAACGCCTAAACTAGCAGTTTAGGCGTTTTTTATTAGATTAGTTTTTACTGGAAAATTATTTTTGTAATTCAGAAAAATCTGTGTCTTTATACATTCTTAGATAATTAGGTTTGCTCATCTTACTTTCACCTATAATTTCTAATTCGAGAGTGTTATATTGTGATGGAGATCTGTTACCTAAAATATTATCAATAGCTGCTTTTAATAATGGTTCATTAGGATCACCTAATATTCCTAGGTTCGAGAAATCTTCAGCAACTTCAATTTCTGGAGTAAAACCACCAAAATAATCTGTAAATCCTACAGAATTTATAGATCTAAGAACCAAAGGTTGTAGTGCATAGGTGTGTCCTGTATTGGCCCCATTTCGTCCAAAATTATTTGAATCATATATAGTTCTTGAAGCCTGAAATTTTCCTCTAGTAGTGGAACCAACCTGAATTACATTGATATAAGGGTCTAGTCCATTAATTACTAGTTCACTCGCCGATGCAGAACTTCTGGTTGTTAATACATAGACTCTATTTAGGTTTAAGCTATTAATACCAGCACCAGTTCTGATTTGATTATCGAAACGATTGGTATCGCCAAATTGTTCTTGTCGATCTACATTCCATTCTTCTGTAGTAAATATTCGTCCATTAAATTGTCCTGTAATCATGCTAGATAAGTCAATTGCAGTAATAACAGAGCCTCCACCATTGTATCGTAAATCTAATATAAGGTCTGTAACATTATCAGACGCAAACTGCCCAAAAGCAGTATTTAATTGAGCATCAAAATCCCCTGTGAATTCATTATACATTAAATATCCAACTGGATTTCCATCTACATCTAAGGTTTTTGCAAGAAAAACAGGGTTTTCTGTATACTGTGTTTTGGTAAGGGAAATGGATGTACCTGTCGGAGTTACATCATTTCCATCAAAAGTAGCAAGACCAATTGTATACGTATCTGGAGCTAATAGTTGTCTGAAATTCTGTTCGGTAATCTGAGTGCCATCTATCGTATTAAAAATAACACCTCTCTCAATTCCTTTTGTCTCTGCATCGGTTCCAGGAAGTATATAGCGTACATATCCAAATACATTAGATGCATTATTAGGATACCTAGCCAAGCCGAACTCCATTCCATTATTTCTGGTGATTCCATCAAGAGCTTGTTCTAATGCAATATAATCATCGACCATAAAACTGAAATCATCCACTTTTATTTGTTCCGAGCCTACAGTTACCGTTTCCTGGGTTCTTAATCCTTCAAAAATAGCTTCGGGAGAAGAGAAACTATTAAGAAAATCACCATACTCTTTATTAGAAGAAAAGCGATCGTTTGCTAGATCTGCTACATCAGCTTTGTAGACATAAAAAGCATTCATGCCTTTCCAGATAAAATCATTAATTTCCTGTACCCCTGATATTCTTAATACATCATCATTATCCTCAAAACAACTAGTGAACATACTCATGGATAAAAGGAGTAATGCAAAATACTTCAGGAATTTCATAGACTTTTTTTATTTTATATAACCCTAAAAATAGGGACTTTATTATAATTTCAAAAAAATGATGTAACAAATTACAGATGTAGTCGTCTCCCTTATATAAAGCTAACAAGTTAGTTTTGTAACAACCAACCAACAAATATGAAATGAGCTATAACGAAGAATTAAATATTAATTATAAAGTGTTGTTAGCGAATTCCATCTGTCAATTGGGAAAAAATAGACTGAACAGATGAAAGAAAGAGCATTTATAACACTTACTAATGGTTTTAAAGACAAGCTATATAGGTTGGCTAAAAGATTGTTGGTAAGTAATGAGGAAGCAGAGGACGCTACCCAAGAAGTACTGTTAAAGCTATGGAGGAATAAAACCAAAATGGCAGAGTATAAAAATGTGGAAGCATTCGCGATGACAATGACCAAAAACTATTGCTATGATAAGTTAAAGGCAAAAGAAACTGGAAATTTAAAGATTGTACATAGTAATTATAAAGATGAGCAGCCTTCATTACAGAGATCAGTAGAGGCAAGAGATAGTCTGGATTGGGTAGGTAAGATCATGGACGGATTGCCTGAACAACAGCGAATGATTGTCCAGCTTAGAGATATAGAACAATATGATAATGCAGAAATAGCGGAAATGCTAGAAATGAACGAAACAGCAGTGCGAGTGGCATTATCCAGAGGAAGAAAAACAATACGAAAAGAATTATTAAAAAAACACAATTATGGAGTTGTCTAACATAGAGAAATTACTGGAAAAGTATTTTGAAGGAGAAACGACCCTTTCTGAAGAAAAAGAATTAAAGGTTTATTTTACCGGAGAAAGCGTGCCGTCACACTTAGAGAGATACAAAGATTTATTTCAGTTTTTTTCTGATGAAAGTCAAGTAACCGCTACTTCAGAGGTTACGTTAAGTACCAATCGAGTACCTTGGTATACCTGGATAGGTGTAGCAGCATCAATAGCTTTAATTGTGGGGCTATTTATAAAAGATGTTCCGCCGGGAGTTGATCCAGAAGGAGTTTATGGTACCTATGACGATCCTGAAATAGCATTACAAAAAACCAAAGAAGCCCTTAATTTGGTTGCTAAATTAATGAATGAGGGTAAAAAGGATCTAGTATACCTGAATGAGTTTGATACGGCTAAAAAAGAATTGGTGTATCTAAATGAGTTCGAAAGTGCTAAAAATAAATTGATAAAATAAAAACGAATATTATTTTCCCGAATATGGGAGTCTTTAAAAATGATTTAATTATGAAAAAGTTTGCAATCGTAATATTAGTAGCATTAGTACCATATCTGTCTGTTGCTCAGAGTAATTTTGATAAATATGAAGACATGAACGATGTGTCATCTGTTGTGGTAACCAGTAAAATGTTTAAACTATTAAGCAAAATGGATCTGGAAAGCAATGATCCCGAAGTGAAGGAGTATATAAACTTAGTAGAGAATATTAAAAATATTAAAGTTTTTGCTACAGAAAACAATGAAATCGGTCAGAAGATGAAAGCGGATGTGCAGAAATACCTAAAAAGTACTTCGTTAGATGAGCTGATGCGAGTAAAGAGTGATGGTAAAAATGTGAAGTTTTATTCTAAGCCGGGTAAAAATGACAATTTTGTAACAGAACTGTTTATGTTCATGGAAGGAATGGAAAATGATGGAGGACCTAATACAGTAGTACTAACAATAACTGGTGATATTGACTTAAGACAAGTGTCCAAAATTGCCGATCACCTTAATGTTCCTGGAGGACAGGAGCTAAAGAAAGTGAAAAAGAAAAATTAAGCTTTTATATTTAGTTTAAGTTACACCCAAGCTTCTTCAGATGTAATGATCTGAGGAAGCTTATCATCAATCAATCAACCTTAGTCTGCCCTAGGCGGATCAAAACCAATTAAAATGAAAAATATAATAAAACTAGTAGGCGTAGCCTGTGTAATGTTACTAATGAGTTGTAATAATGGAGCTTCATTACAAAAATATTTTGTAGATCATCAAGACGATTCGGATTTTGTAGCGGTAGATGTAGCTACAAGTCTTTTGGATACCGATAAAGTAGCGCTTTCTAAAGAAGAGAAAGAAGCATTGGAGAGTATTAAGAAAGTCAATTTTTTAGCATTGCCACTTAAAGATAAAACCAAAGCCAGGTATGAAGAAGAAAAAACGACTATCAATACGATACTCAATTCCGATAAGTATGAAACCTTAATGAGGTTTGGTTCTAATGGAACAAAAGCGGTACTTAAATTTCAAGGAGATGAAGATAATATTGATGAAATGATTGTATTTGCTTCTAATAAAGAAAGAGGTTTAGCATTAGTAAGAGTTTTAGGAGATGATATGAAACCGGAAAATGTTGCCAAATTAATGAATGCCATTGATAAAGGAGACGTGGATATGGATGCTTTTAAGAATATAATTGGGAATATCAATATAGACTAATATATGCTGTACTAAAAGTGATCTAAAAAGATAGAAAACAAAAAAGCTTCGACTAATACCAGTCGAAGCTTTTTTGTTTAATCACTGTAAAATATATTCCGTCAACTATATCCCTGTATAGTTAGAGGGTGTAATAGTTTTTAGTTCTGATTTGATAGCATCTGAAACTTCTAGTGTTTCTATAAACTCGGCAATAGAATTTTGGTTTATCGTAGCGTTCGTTCTAGTTAATCCTTTTAGTGCTTCATAAGGATTAGGATATCCTTCTCTTCTTAGTATCGTCTGAATAGCTTCTGCTACTACCGCCCAATTATTCTCAAGATCCTGAGCAAACTTCTCTTCATTCAATAATAATTTGTTCAACCCTTTTAGTGTTGCTTGAAATGCAATCAAAGTATGTCCGAAAGGAACTCCCACATTTCTTAGTACAGTGCTATCCGTAAGATCACGCTGTAATCGACTTACAGGAAGTTTTGCAGATAAGTGTTCGAATAAGGCATTGGCAATACCAATATTTCCTTCACTATTTTCAAAATCAATAGGATTTACCTTATGTGGCATCGCAGAAGATCCAACTTCACCTTTTTTGATTTTTTGTTTAAAGTAATCCATAGAAACGTATGTCCATACATCACGATCCAAATCTAAGATAATCGTATTTATACGTTTTAATCCATCAAATAAAGCGGCCATATGATCATAGTGCTCTATTTGAGTCGTTGGAAAAGAATGATGTAAACCCAATTTTTCTTGTACAAAACGAGTTCCAAACGCTTTCCAATCGATAGTAGGATACGCAACTTTATGCGCATTGTAGTTTCCTGTAGCTCCACCAAATTTTGCAGCACTTGGAATGTCATTTAGCAAATCAAATTGTGCTTCTAACCGCGTCACATAAACCTGAAACTCTTTTCCTAATCGGGTAGGAGAAGCAGGTTGTCCGTGTGTGCGTGCTAACATCGAAATTTCAGACCATTCTTCTACTAAAGATTTTAATTTATCCTTTAATTCTAAATATTGAGGAATGTATACATCGCCAACAGCTTCTTTAATACTTAAAGGGATAGCCGTATTGTTTATATCCTGAGAGGTTAGTCCAAAATGAATAAACTCTTTATACTCTTGTAAACCAAGGATATCAAACTTCTCCTTGATAAAATACTCAACTGCTTTTACATCATGGTTAGTTACTTTTTCAATATCCTTTATAGCTTGTGCATCTTCAGTAGAAAACTGAGTATAGATTTCTCGTAATTTTCCAAAAATTGATGTGTCAATACTCTTTAATTGTGGTAGTGGTATTTCGCATAAAGCGATAAAATATTCTATTTCTACCAGTACACGATATTTTATTAAGGCTTCTTCACTAAAATAAGCACTTAATGATTGTGTTTTAGAAGCATAGCGACCATCTATAGGTGAAATAGCTTGCAAAGGAGATAATGACATAGTGTTGTTTTTTTGAAAGCTGCAAAGATAATTTATTTAATCACGAATTACGAAGTACGAAGAATGATTTTTTGATGAAATATAGGTTAGTGGTTGAGAGGTGAGTTTTTGAGTTTTTGAGTTTTTGAGTTTTTCGATTTTAATAATTTCACTTCTAACTTCCAACTCCTGACTTTTTTCAGATTTAATAATTTCCATCAACCATCAACCATCAACCATCAACTAATCATAGTTTCTTCAATATCATTCTGGATCTTGCCTTGTAGGCAGCACTGCTATTGTGATAGTTATTCTCTAAAATAATTTTAAGTTCTGGATGTACCCAATCGAATTCTGTGCCTAGTAGATATAAATTAGTAATAGAATAAGCCTTTGGAGCTACTTTCTGATCAGAGATCAACCAATCAAAACATGCTTCAGTTATTTTTTCTCTATATGTAGAGGTAAGGTATTTGCGTACTTCAGTATTTTTGTTTTTATAATAAGCTAGGATCAGATATTCGCATATTTTAGCAGTAGGCCTTACAGCAGGGTCTTGATATACGTGCGGAAGTAATTTCACGAATGAATCTAAATATGGTAAAATGGTTTCTAGACTATTTTTACACAAAAATTCTAACCC
Coding sequences:
- a CDS encoding DUF4252 domain-containing protein, which gives rise to MKKFAIVILVALVPYLSVAQSNFDKYEDMNDVSSVVVTSKMFKLLSKMDLESNDPEVKEYINLVENIKNIKVFATENNEIGQKMKADVQKYLKSTSLDELMRVKSDGKNVKFYSKPGKNDNFVTELFMFMEGMENDGGPNTVVLTITGDIDLRQVSKIADHLNVPGGQELKKVKKKN
- a CDS encoding adenylosuccinate lyase — encoded protein: MINLEEEIRNTNHSREKRNYFANLILQNPELLPQLLNICHQVDDEISCKASWGLEFLCKNSLETILPYLDSFVKLLPHVYQDPAVRPTAKICEYLILAYYKNKNTEVRKYLTSTYREKITEACFDWLISDQKVAPKAYSITNLYLLGTEFDWVHPELKIILENNYHNSSAAYKARSRMILKKL
- a CDS encoding S41 family peptidase, with translation MKFLKYFALLLLSMSMFTSCFEDNDDVLRISGVQEINDFIWKGMNAFYVYKADVADLANDRFSSNKEYGDFLNSFSSPEAIFEGLRTQETVTVGSEQIKVDDFSFMVDDYIALEQALDGITRNNGMEFGLARYPNNASNVFGYVRYILPGTDAETKGIERGVIFNTIDGTQITEQNFRQLLAPDTYTIGLATFDGNDVTPTGTSISLTKTQYTENPVFLAKTLDVDGNPVGYLMYNEFTGDFDAQLNTAFGQFASDNVTDLILDLRYNGGGSVITAIDLSSMITGQFNGRIFTTEEWNVDRQEQFGDTNRFDNQIRTGAGINSLNLNRVYVLTTRSSASASELVINGLDPYINVIQVGSTTRGKFQASRTIYDSNNFGRNGANTGHTYALQPLVLRSINSVGFTDYFGGFTPEIEVAEDFSNLGILGDPNEPLLKAAIDNILGNRSPSQYNTLELEIIGESKMSKPNYLRMYKDTDFSELQK
- a CDS encoding RNA polymerase sigma factor gives rise to the protein MKERAFITLTNGFKDKLYRLAKRLLVSNEEAEDATQEVLLKLWRNKTKMAEYKNVEAFAMTMTKNYCYDKLKAKETGNLKIVHSNYKDEQPSLQRSVEARDSLDWVGKIMDGLPEQQRMIVQLRDIEQYDNAEIAEMLEMNETAVRVALSRGRKTIRKELLKKHNYGVV
- a CDS encoding bifunctional adenosylcobinamide kinase/adenosylcobinamide-phosphate guanylyltransferase, which codes for MLYYITGGERSGKSSYAQNLALELSDSPTYIATSRVWDGNHRKRIDRHIADRDSRWTSIEEEKKLSKVIKKDAVVVIDCVTLWLTNFFVDTKNDIELSLSQAKTEFNQLLKINATVIIISNEIGMGVHATTEIGRKFTELQGWMNQHIAKQADQAILMVSGIPVKIK
- the purB gene encoding adenylosuccinate lyase; translated protein: MSLSPLQAISPIDGRYASKTQSLSAYFSEEALIKYRVLVEIEYFIALCEIPLPQLKSIDTSIFGKLREIYTQFSTEDAQAIKDIEKVTNHDVKAVEYFIKEKFDILGLQEYKEFIHFGLTSQDINNTAIPLSIKEAVGDVYIPQYLELKDKLKSLVEEWSEISMLARTHGQPASPTRLGKEFQVYVTRLEAQFDLLNDIPSAAKFGGATGNYNAHKVAYPTIDWKAFGTRFVQEKLGLHHSFPTTQIEHYDHMAALFDGLKRINTIILDLDRDVWTYVSMDYFKQKIKKGEVGSSAMPHKVNPIDFENSEGNIGIANALFEHLSAKLPVSRLQRDLTDSTVLRNVGVPFGHTLIAFQATLKGLNKLLLNEEKFAQDLENNWAVVAEAIQTILRREGYPNPYEALKGLTRTNATINQNSIAEFIETLEVSDAIKSELKTITPSNYTGI
- the cobT gene encoding nicotinate-nucleotide--dimethylbenzimidazole phosphoribosyltransferase, giving the protein MSFDITPLDKSLENTIQHKINLKTKPLGSLGILEKIALQIGLIQNTKHPILQKPSILVFVGDHGIAEKGEVNPYPQIVTQQMVYNFLSGGAAINSLCDQNNINLRIIDAGVNHNFNNIKGLIDAKVAYGTKNYQTEPAMSIDQCNTAIDKGATIVLETFQNGCNVIGFGEMGIGNSSAAALLMAHFTKTPIIECVGAGTGAQGEAIKIKQNILETVFKKHFPNTPVEALASFGGFEIAMITGAILKAAALKMTVIIDGFIVTAALLSAYAINENVLDYCIFAHTSEEQGHQKMLNFLGKKPLLSLGMRLGEGTGVAVAYPILESAVTFLNNMASFEEAEVATNE
- a CDS encoding TonB-dependent siderophore receptor, which translates into the protein MNKKVFFGATLIMLGAQVVSAQDSIKEEKVNELEEVVLSDSKFKLKREQSGKVITKITSEELERSQGQSVATVLNRVAGVYVNGSNNAAGEPLGVYVRGGRNRQVVIRIDGVTVSDPSTSAGDYDLRLLSTSQIESIEILKGASSTLYGSGAAAAVINITTKSEGKDAISGQFSSSIGTNQSQDDQDYDINEFVNSASINGTIGKVSYLGSLAHQSTDGLSAAEAEGAESDAYNKFNVSAKLGYQWSKNFKFHFFGNLDQYKTDFDGGAGFDADNQFDSRQLRGGSFWEAKYPNGSFTFVDSYALLEREFMSGFPSRYESKIYTFDAYNKYNFNNTLYTVVGANGSYSDFNLFSIPFGSDDLVQTINDNEADFDIIDPYINLVYVSKFGLNVNAGGRLNIHSAYGNHLVYNINPSFTYTFGGNYIKALASYSTAYITPSLFQLFDTAFFSGNPDLEPEESRTIEGGIELSHEKRATISVVYFNRKSENFITFDPNTFVNFNSPNDIKVDGVELEFNAKLLEDKLSFGGNYTYTNISRLENDIRIPEHSIQANIGYQLSGKTYTSLSYQYNGERTDTNFDPVTFAPTPVPLDSYGILDFYISHQLLSNMTVFAAMNNITNEEYQEIFGFSTRGRNARIGVNLKF
- a CDS encoding DUF4252 domain-containing protein; the encoded protein is MKNIIKLVGVACVMLLMSCNNGASLQKYFVDHQDDSDFVAVDVATSLLDTDKVALSKEEKEALESIKKVNFLALPLKDKTKARYEEEKTTINTILNSDKYETLMRFGSNGTKAVLKFQGDEDNIDEMIVFASNKERGLALVRVLGDDMKPENVAKLMNAIDKGDVDMDAFKNIIGNINID